One Leclercia pneumoniae genomic region harbors:
- the cheY gene encoding chemotaxis response regulator CheY, giving the protein MADKELRFLVVDDFSTMRRIVRNLLKELGFNNVEEAEDGVDALNKLQAGGFGFVISDWNMPNMDGLELLKTIRADSNMSALPVLMVTAEAKKENIIAAAQAGASGYVVKPFTAATLEEKLGKIFEKLGM; this is encoded by the coding sequence ATGGCGGACAAAGAGCTCAGATTTTTGGTTGTGGATGACTTTTCCACCATGCGTCGCATCGTGCGCAACCTGCTGAAAGAGCTGGGCTTCAACAACGTTGAAGAAGCAGAAGACGGCGTAGATGCGCTGAACAAACTGCAGGCGGGCGGCTTCGGTTTTGTCATCTCTGACTGGAACATGCCTAACATGGACGGTCTGGAGCTGCTGAAAACCATTCGTGCCGACAGCAATATGTCTGCGCTGCCGGTGCTGATGGTGACCGCAGAAGCCAAGAAAGAGAACATTATTGCTGCCGCACAGGCGGGGGCAAGCGGATATGTAGTGAAACCGTTCACTGCTGCAACCCTGGAAGAGAAACTCGGCAAGATCTTCGAGAAACTCGGCATGTAA
- the flhA gene encoding flagellar biosynthesis protein FlhA has product MANLVAMLRLPGNLKSTQWQILAGPILILLILSMMVLPLPAFILDLLFTFNIALSIMVLLVAMFTQRTLDFAAFPTILLFTTLLRLALNVASTRIILMDGHTGAAAAGKVVEAFGHFLVGGNFAIGIVVFVILVIINFMVITKGAGRIAEVGARFVLDGMPGKQMAIDADLNAGLIAEDEAKKRRSEVTQEADFYGSMDGASKFVRGDAIAGILIMVINVVGGLLVGVLQHGMDMGHAAESYTLLTIGDGLVAQIPALVISTAAGVIVTRVATDQDVGQQMVGQLFSNPSVMLLSAAVLGLLGLVPGMPNFVFLLFTGALLGLAWWLRGRETKPKAEPAPVKMPENSQAVEATWNDVQLEDSLGMEVGYRLIPMVDFQQDGELLGRIRSIRKKFAQDMGFLPPVVHIRDNMDLPPARYRILMKGVEIGSGDAYPGRWLAINPGTAAGTLPGEQTTDPAFGLAAIWIESALKEQAQIQGYTVVEASTVVATHLNHLIGQFSAELFGRQEAQQLLDRVTQEMPKLTEDLVPGVVTLTTLHKVLQNLLEEKVPIRDMRTILETLAEHAPLQSDPHELTAVVRVALGRAITQQWFPGNDEVQVIGLDTPLERLLLQALQGGGGLEPGLADRLLAQSQEALRRQEMLGAPPVLLVNHALRPLLSRFLRRSLPQLVVLSNLELSDNRHIRMTATIGGQ; this is encoded by the coding sequence ATGGCTAATCTGGTGGCAATGTTGCGCCTGCCCGGCAACCTGAAATCGACGCAATGGCAAATCCTTGCCGGCCCGATTCTCATCCTGCTAATTCTGTCGATGATGGTACTGCCGCTGCCGGCATTCATCCTCGATCTGCTTTTTACCTTTAACATTGCACTGTCCATTATGGTGCTGCTGGTGGCGATGTTCACCCAGCGCACGCTGGACTTTGCCGCGTTTCCAACCATTCTGCTGTTTACCACCTTGCTGCGCCTGGCGCTGAACGTGGCCTCAACCCGTATCATCCTGATGGATGGCCATACGGGGGCTGCGGCAGCGGGTAAAGTGGTGGAAGCCTTTGGCCACTTCCTGGTGGGCGGCAACTTCGCCATCGGCATCGTGGTGTTCGTGATCCTCGTTATCATCAACTTTATGGTTATTACCAAAGGTGCGGGACGTATCGCCGAAGTGGGCGCGCGTTTCGTGCTGGACGGAATGCCGGGCAAACAGATGGCGATCGACGCCGACCTGAACGCCGGGCTGATCGCCGAAGATGAAGCGAAAAAACGCCGTTCGGAAGTGACCCAGGAAGCGGACTTCTACGGCTCGATGGACGGGGCGAGTAAGTTCGTGCGTGGCGATGCCATCGCGGGGATCCTGATCATGGTGATCAACGTGGTGGGGGGGCTGCTGGTTGGGGTTCTGCAACACGGTATGGATATGGGACATGCCGCCGAAAGCTATACGCTGCTGACCATTGGTGACGGCCTGGTAGCACAGATCCCTGCGCTGGTTATCTCTACCGCCGCGGGCGTTATCGTTACCCGCGTGGCTACTGACCAGGATGTGGGTCAGCAGATGGTTGGCCAGCTGTTCAGCAACCCGAGCGTGATGTTGCTGAGCGCCGCCGTTCTGGGTCTGCTGGGTCTGGTACCTGGCATGCCTAACTTTGTCTTCCTGCTCTTCACCGGTGCGCTGTTGGGGCTGGCGTGGTGGCTGCGCGGACGTGAAACCAAACCGAAGGCGGAGCCGGCGCCGGTGAAAATGCCGGAGAACAGCCAGGCGGTTGAAGCGACCTGGAATGATGTTCAACTGGAAGACTCTCTGGGTATGGAGGTGGGTTACCGCCTTATCCCGATGGTTGATTTCCAGCAGGACGGTGAGCTGTTGGGGCGTATTCGCAGTATTCGTAAGAAGTTTGCCCAGGATATGGGCTTCCTGCCGCCGGTAGTGCATATCCGCGACAATATGGATCTGCCACCTGCTCGCTACCGTATCCTGATGAAAGGGGTTGAGATTGGCAGTGGTGATGCTTATCCGGGGCGCTGGCTGGCCATTAACCCAGGCACGGCGGCGGGGACGCTGCCAGGGGAGCAGACCACTGACCCGGCGTTTGGCCTGGCGGCAATCTGGATTGAGAGCGCCCTGAAAGAGCAGGCGCAAATTCAGGGATACACCGTGGTGGAAGCCAGTACCGTTGTGGCAACCCATCTTAACCACCTGATTGGCCAGTTCTCGGCCGAACTGTTCGGTCGCCAGGAGGCGCAGCAGTTGCTTGACCGCGTCACCCAGGAGATGCCGAAGCTGACGGAAGATCTGGTGCCGGGTGTAGTGACCCTCACCACGCTGCATAAAGTGCTGCAGAATCTGCTTGAAGAGAAGGTGCCTATCCGCGATATGCGTACCATTCTGGAAACCCTGGCCGAGCACGCGCCGCTGCAAAGCGATCCGCATGAACTGACGGCGGTGGTGCGCGTGGCGCTGGGTCGTGCCATAACTCAACAATGGTTCCCGGGCAACGACGAGGTGCAGGTGATTGGCCTTGATACGCCGCTTGAACGTCTATTGCTTCAGGCATTGCAGGGCGGCGGTGGTCTGGAGCCTGGGCTGGCAGATCGCCTGCTGGCTCAGTCGCAAGAAGCGTTGCGTCGTCAGGAGATGCTGGGGGCACCGCCGGTGCTGCTGGTCAACCATGCGCTGCGTCCACTGCTCTCGCGCTTCCTGCGTCGCAGCCTGCCGCAGCTGGTGGTTCTGTCGAATCTCGAGCTGTCGGACAACCGTCATATTCGTATGACCGCCACCATTGGAGGCCAGTAA
- the flhE gene encoding flagellar protein FlhE has translation MRKLLWLLVLPFMAQAAGEGSWQASSIGLTLNNRGVAASSRPLSASEPVSGLMTLVAWRYELNGPIPAGLRARLCSQSRCTELDGQSGTTHAFNNVPAAEPLRFIWEVPGGGRLIPALKIQRNEVIVNYR, from the coding sequence ATGCGCAAATTACTCTGGCTGTTGGTTTTACCTTTTATGGCGCAGGCGGCGGGTGAGGGGAGCTGGCAGGCCAGCAGTATCGGTCTGACCCTGAACAACCGGGGAGTGGCTGCCTCTTCCAGGCCACTGTCGGCCAGTGAGCCGGTCTCCGGTCTGATGACGCTGGTGGCCTGGCGCTATGAGCTCAATGGCCCGATTCCCGCAGGGCTGCGGGCGCGTCTCTGTTCGCAATCCCGTTGTACCGAGCTGGACGGACAGAGCGGCACCACCCATGCATTCAATAACGTACCGGCTGCCGAGCCGCTGCGGTTTATCTGGGAAGTGCCGGGCGGTGGTCGCCTGATCCCGGCCCTGAAAATTCAGCGTAACGAAGTGATTGTCAACTACCGCTAA
- the cheZ gene encoding protein phosphatase CheZ produces the protein MMQPAIKPAEEHSPSEIIARIGSLTRMLRDSLRELGLDQAIAEAAEAIPDARDRLDYVVQMTAQAAERALNSVEASQPHQDEMEKGAKDLTKRWDEWFEDPIELSDARELVTDTRQYLKAVPGHTSFTNAQLLDIMMAQDFQDLTGQVIKRMMDVIQEIERQLLMVLLENMPEPAARPKRENESLLNGPQLDTTKAGVVASQDQVDDLLDSLGF, from the coding sequence ATGATGCAGCCTGCAATTAAACCCGCTGAGGAGCATTCACCCAGCGAAATCATAGCCCGTATCGGTAGCCTGACGCGCATGCTGCGCGACAGTCTGCGCGAATTGGGTCTGGATCAGGCGATTGCCGAAGCCGCGGAAGCGATTCCGGATGCGCGCGACCGTCTCGATTATGTGGTACAGATGACCGCTCAGGCGGCTGAACGTGCGCTGAACAGCGTTGAAGCGTCTCAGCCGCACCAGGACGAGATGGAGAAGGGCGCCAAAGACCTGACCAAACGCTGGGATGAGTGGTTCGAAGACCCGATTGAGCTCTCTGATGCGCGTGAGCTGGTGACGGACACCCGTCAGTATCTGAAAGCGGTGCCGGGTCATACCAGCTTCACTAACGCCCAGCTGCTGGACATCATGATGGCGCAGGATTTCCAGGACCTGACCGGTCAGGTTATCAAGCGGATGATGGATGTGATCCAGGAGATTGAGCGTCAGTTGCTGATGGTACTGCTGGAAAATATGCCAGAGCCTGCCGCCCGTCCGAAGCGTGAAAACGAAAGCCTGCTCAATGGCCCGCAGCTCGACACCACCAAAGCCGGTGTGGTTGCCAGCCAGGATCAGGTCGACGACCTGCTGGACAGCTTAGGTTTCTAA
- a CDS encoding protein-glutamate methylesterase/protein-glutamine glutaminase, whose protein sequence is MSKIRVLSVDDSALMRQIMTEIINSHSDMEMVATAPDPLVARDLIKKYNPDVLTLDVEMPRMDGIDFLEKLMRLRPMPVLMVSSLTGKGSEITLRALELGAVDFVTKPQLGIREGMLAYSEMIAEKIRTASRAQIAAHKPIAAPATLKAGPLLSSEKLLVIGASTGGTEAIRHVLQPLPLSSPGILITQHMPPGFTRSFAERLNKLCQISVKEAEDGERVLPGHAYIAPGDKHMELARSGANYQIKIHDGPPVNRHRPSVDVLFHSVAKHAGRNAVGVILTGMGNDGAAGMLAMHQAGAWTIAQNEASCVVFGMPREAINMGGVSEVVDLSQVSQQMLAKISAGQAIRI, encoded by the coding sequence ATGAGTAAAATCAGGGTCTTGTCAGTCGATGATTCGGCATTGATGCGCCAGATCATGACCGAAATTATCAACAGTCACAGTGACATGGAGATGGTGGCAACGGCTCCCGATCCGCTGGTCGCCCGGGATTTAATTAAAAAATACAATCCCGACGTGCTGACGCTGGATGTCGAAATGCCGCGGATGGACGGCATCGATTTCCTGGAAAAATTGATGCGTCTGCGCCCGATGCCGGTGCTGATGGTCTCCTCGCTCACGGGTAAGGGCTCTGAAATTACGCTGCGAGCCCTGGAGCTGGGGGCGGTGGATTTTGTCACCAAACCGCAACTGGGGATCCGCGAAGGCATGCTGGCCTACAGCGAGATGATCGCGGAGAAGATCCGCACCGCCTCCCGGGCGCAGATTGCGGCGCATAAGCCGATTGCCGCACCGGCGACCCTGAAAGCGGGGCCGCTGCTCAGCTCGGAAAAACTGCTGGTTATTGGCGCGTCAACCGGGGGAACAGAGGCAATTCGCCATGTACTCCAGCCATTGCCGCTCTCCAGCCCCGGTATTCTGATTACGCAGCATATGCCGCCGGGCTTCACCCGTTCTTTTGCTGAGCGTCTGAACAAACTGTGCCAGATCAGCGTTAAAGAGGCGGAAGATGGCGAGCGCGTGCTGCCGGGACATGCTTACATCGCGCCGGGCGATAAGCACATGGAGCTGGCGCGCAGTGGCGCAAACTATCAAATCAAAATTCATGACGGGCCGCCGGTTAACCGGCACCGTCCGTCGGTGGATGTGCTGTTTCATTCGGTGGCGAAACATGCGGGGCGCAACGCCGTTGGGGTGATCCTGACGGGGATGGGCAACGATGGTGCCGCCGGAATGCTTGCAATGCACCAGGCTGGCGCCTGGACGATTGCGCAGAATGAAGCAAGTTGTGTGGTGTTCGGCATGCCGCGCGAGGCCATCAATATGGGTGGCGTGAGCGAAGTGGTCGATCTTAGCCAGGTAAGCCAGCAGATGCTGGCAAAAATCAGTGCCGGACAGGCAATACGTATTTAA
- a CDS encoding MFS transporter, with the protein MKTRKIGLTNYLAYGSGDFLGAGTTALTAAWLLYFYTTFCGLTPIEATFIFAAARVLDAVVSPLMGFLTDNFGTTWLGKRFGRRKFFILLGIPCVFSYSLMWVGDMSFWYYLLTYLVFDIVYTMILVPYETLVPEMTDDFKQKTKFSGARISMAQMSAILASFLPGVLLTAFGKDNPISFFYASLVFSVLCALMLTFVWFFTWERPREEWSEAALRAEEEKKSLTLSQSLSRLITELSSTLRIKIFRQHLGMYLGGYIAQDVFNAVFTYYVVFVLMQEASMASNLLGTMAIFQFIAVIAMIPLCIRFGPAPSYRMVVVLFGLASLSYAGLYYAGLSDVYSLLLLISAVAGLGRGGINYVPWNTYTYIADVDEVVTGQRREGIFAGIMTLTRKASQAGAVMLVGIVMQMSGFVSGQKVQAEGVSHTILMILSVGTILVLICGFLVSLRFKLNLQTHSVLREETAKMRESGRAIPEAATPQARATVEMLAGMPYECLWGNNNIGYLNRNKPAAPSLKHRASLNSTYN; encoded by the coding sequence ATGAAAACACGTAAAATTGGACTCACAAACTACCTGGCCTACGGATCAGGCGATTTTCTTGGGGCCGGCACCACCGCGCTGACGGCCGCATGGCTTTTATACTTCTACACCACTTTCTGTGGCCTTACCCCTATCGAAGCCACCTTTATTTTTGCCGCGGCAAGGGTGCTGGATGCGGTGGTGAGTCCGCTGATGGGCTTCCTCACCGATAACTTCGGCACCACCTGGCTTGGCAAACGCTTTGGCCGTCGCAAATTCTTTATTCTGCTGGGTATCCCGTGCGTCTTCAGCTACTCGCTGATGTGGGTCGGTGACATGAGCTTCTGGTACTACCTGCTCACCTATCTGGTGTTTGATATTGTCTACACCATGATTCTGGTGCCGTATGAGACCCTGGTACCGGAGATGACCGATGACTTCAAACAGAAGACCAAATTCTCTGGCGCCCGTATCTCTATGGCGCAGATGTCAGCGATTCTCGCCTCGTTCCTGCCGGGTGTCCTGCTGACCGCATTCGGCAAAGACAACCCGATCTCCTTCTTCTATGCCAGCCTGGTCTTCTCGGTGCTCTGCGCCCTGATGCTGACCTTCGTCTGGTTCTTCACCTGGGAGCGACCGCGTGAAGAGTGGAGCGAAGCGGCCCTGCGTGCGGAAGAAGAGAAGAAGAGCCTGACCCTGAGCCAGAGCCTGAGCCGCCTGATCACCGAATTGAGCTCAACCCTGCGCATCAAGATCTTCCGCCAGCATCTGGGGATGTATCTTGGGGGGTATATCGCGCAGGATGTGTTCAACGCCGTATTCACCTACTACGTCGTATTTGTGCTGATGCAGGAAGCCTCCATGGCCTCTAACCTGCTGGGCACCATGGCTATCTTCCAGTTCATCGCGGTTATCGCCATGATCCCGCTCTGCATCCGCTTCGGACCGGCGCCTTCGTATCGCATGGTTGTTGTGCTCTTTGGTCTGGCCTCGCTCTCCTATGCGGGTCTCTACTATGCCGGCTTAAGCGACGTCTACTCTCTGCTGCTGCTGATCTCTGCGGTTGCGGGCCTGGGTCGCGGGGGGATCAACTATGTGCCATGGAATACCTATACCTACATCGCCGATGTGGATGAGGTCGTGACCGGCCAACGCCGCGAAGGGATCTTCGCTGGCATCATGACGCTGACCCGTAAAGCGTCCCAGGCGGGTGCGGTCATGCTGGTGGGGATTGTGATGCAGATGTCCGGCTTCGTCAGCGGCCAGAAAGTGCAGGCTGAAGGGGTGAGTCACACCATTCTGATGATCTTAAGCGTGGGCACTATTCTGGTGTTGATCTGCGGCTTCCTGGTCTCTCTGCGCTTCAAACTCAATCTGCAGACCCACAGTGTCCTGCGGGAAGAGACGGCAAAAATGCGTGAAAGTGGCCGGGCAATTCCTGAAGCGGCAACCCCGCAAGCGCGCGCCACCGTGGAAATGCTGGCCGGTATGCCTTACGAGTGTCTGTGGGGTAACAACAATATCGGTTATCTGAACCGCAACAAGCCCGCTGCGCCGTCTCTGAAACATCGTGCATCACTGAATTCGACATATAACTGA
- a CDS encoding DUF805 domain-containing protein: MNKTAMECYTEGWKKIGDYRGRSTRRAFWLFIFINIIILLFIAVLTYLGLTLSVTDETGRGGMLLVWGWYVLLPLGGLAPLVLLPPIVAAGIRRMHDIGKSGWWFGGLLFAKLAGLPLLITLASRLLPVNAVNLWVIPMASLAGTVMSCVLLWLCCKPTVPGNEPRPDTRRPGALL, from the coding sequence ATGAATAAAACGGCGATGGAATGCTACACCGAAGGCTGGAAGAAAATAGGGGATTACCGGGGGCGTTCGACACGGCGTGCGTTCTGGTTATTTATATTCATCAATATTATTATTTTATTATTCATAGCGGTGCTGACCTATTTGGGTCTGACCCTGAGCGTGACGGACGAGACAGGCCGTGGCGGTATGTTGCTGGTGTGGGGCTGGTACGTCTTACTTCCGCTTGGCGGTCTTGCCCCGCTGGTGCTCTTGCCGCCGATCGTAGCCGCGGGGATCCGCCGGATGCACGATATCGGTAAATCGGGCTGGTGGTTCGGCGGGCTGCTTTTCGCGAAACTGGCTGGCTTGCCGCTGCTGATTACTCTGGCTTCGCGGCTCCTGCCAGTTAATGCCGTCAACCTGTGGGTTATCCCCATGGCGAGCTTAGCGGGGACCGTGATGTCCTGTGTTCTCCTCTGGCTATGCTGTAAACCGACGGTTCCTGGTAATGAACCCCGCCCTGATACCCGCCGCCCAGGCGCACTGCTCTGA
- the tap gene encoding methyl-accepting chemotaxis protein IV: MLNRIRISTTLFLILILCGVLQVGSNGLSFWAFRDGYQNLQEVETSNQQRSALAQTRAVLLQASTALNKAGTLTALSYPPDDIKALMVTARDSLKQADTMFKAFIAQDTLSEQGKKLRTDMQKGYAQWHGDLEHQATWLENNQLSDFLTAPVQESQAAFDKSFNAWQLEINHFVEKAGADSRTSYHMSGVIFTTVVILAALLTSAALFWSRRMIVQPLAIISSHFDSIAKGDLARPVAVYGKNEISAIFASLKAMQGSLRETVSNVRQGSYAMHTGISEIAEGNNDLSSRTEQQAASLAQTAASMEQLTATVSQNADNARQASGLAQSAAQTAKKGGDQATHVARTMSDIATSSQKIGDIISVIDGIAFQTNILALNAAVEAARAGEQGRGFAVVAGEVRNLASRSANAAKEIKVLIEESVSRVQQGSELVDTAAKTMTEIVSSVTRVNDIMGEIASASDEQRRGIEQVAQAVSQMDQVTQQNAALVEEAAAATDQLANQADHLTSLVAVFNVSEQVVKVTEVGRSQAVPVGS; the protein is encoded by the coding sequence ATGTTAAATCGTATTCGTATCTCGACCACACTGTTTTTGATTCTGATCCTTTGCGGTGTGTTGCAGGTTGGCAGTAACGGGTTGTCTTTTTGGGCGTTTCGCGATGGCTATCAGAATTTGCAGGAAGTCGAGACCAGCAATCAACAACGCTCCGCACTGGCGCAGACCCGCGCCGTGCTTTTACAGGCCAGCACCGCGCTCAACAAGGCGGGAACTTTAACCGCGCTGAGTTATCCGCCGGATGACATTAAAGCGCTGATGGTAACCGCGCGCGACAGCCTGAAGCAGGCTGACACGATGTTTAAGGCTTTTATCGCGCAGGATACCCTCAGTGAGCAGGGTAAAAAACTGCGTACAGACATGCAGAAAGGGTATGCCCAGTGGCACGGCGATCTGGAGCACCAGGCCACATGGCTTGAAAACAATCAGCTGTCGGACTTCCTCACCGCGCCGGTGCAGGAGTCGCAGGCGGCGTTTGATAAGAGTTTCAATGCCTGGCAACTGGAGATTAACCACTTCGTCGAGAAGGCGGGGGCCGACAGCCGCACCAGTTATCACATGTCCGGTGTGATCTTCACCACCGTGGTGATTCTGGCCGCGCTGCTGACCAGCGCGGCGCTGTTCTGGTCGCGCAGGATGATCGTGCAGCCGCTGGCGATCATCAGCAGCCATTTCGACAGCATCGCCAAAGGCGATCTTGCCCGTCCGGTGGCGGTGTACGGTAAAAACGAAATATCGGCGATCTTTGCCAGCCTGAAGGCGATGCAGGGATCGTTACGGGAAACGGTGAGTAATGTGCGGCAGGGTAGCTATGCCATGCACACCGGGATTTCAGAGATCGCCGAAGGCAACAATGATCTCTCTTCCCGCACCGAGCAGCAGGCGGCCTCGCTGGCGCAGACGGCAGCCAGCATGGAACAGCTGACGGCGACCGTCAGTCAGAACGCCGACAACGCTCGCCAGGCATCTGGCCTGGCGCAGAGCGCTGCGCAGACGGCGAAAAAAGGGGGCGATCAAGCAACCCACGTGGCGCGCACCATGTCGGATATCGCCACCAGCTCGCAGAAAATTGGCGACATTATTAGCGTGATTGACGGTATCGCGTTCCAGACCAACATCCTGGCGCTGAACGCGGCGGTCGAAGCTGCCCGAGCCGGGGAGCAGGGACGGGGATTTGCCGTTGTCGCCGGTGAGGTACGTAATCTGGCCAGCCGGAGCGCCAACGCGGCAAAAGAGATCAAAGTGCTGATTGAAGAATCGGTCTCCCGCGTTCAGCAGGGTTCCGAACTGGTAGACACCGCCGCGAAGACCATGACGGAGATCGTCAGTTCGGTGACGCGGGTGAACGACATTATGGGAGAGATTGCCTCCGCATCGGATGAGCAGCGCCGGGGAATTGAACAGGTTGCCCAGGCCGTAAGCCAGATGGATCAGGTAACGCAACAGAACGCCGCCCTTGTAGAAGAGGCGGCCGCCGCTACCGACCAGTTAGCCAACCAGGCGGATCACCTGACCTCGCTGGTGGCCGTTTTTAATGTAAGTGAGCAGGTCGTAAAAGTAACAGAAGTCGGACGGTCACAAGCCGTGCCAGTGGGATCCTGA
- the cheR gene encoding protein-glutamate O-methyltransferase CheR, with protein sequence MTSSLPSGQSSLLLQMTQRLALSDAHFRRICQLIYQRAGIVLADHKRDMVYNRLVRRLRTLELDDFGRYLGMLEANPNSAEWQAFINSLTTNLTAFFREGHHFPVLAEHARRRSGEYRVWSAAASTGEEPYSLAITLADTLGTAPGRWKVFASDIDTEVLQKAQSGIYRQDELKTLSPQQLQRYFMRGTGPHEGLVRVRQELANNVEFTQLNLLDKQYNVPGPFDAIFCRNVMIYFDKTTQQEILRRFVPLLKPDGLLFAGHSENFSNLVREFSLRGQTVYALSKDKA encoded by the coding sequence ATGACATCATCTCTGCCCTCAGGGCAATCGTCATTACTTTTGCAGATGACACAGCGCCTCGCGCTGTCCGATGCGCATTTCCGTCGGATATGTCAGTTAATCTACCAGCGTGCCGGGATCGTGCTAGCCGATCACAAGCGCGACATGGTCTACAACCGGCTGGTTCGGCGGTTGCGGACCCTGGAACTGGACGATTTTGGCCGCTACCTGGGCATGCTCGAAGCAAACCCGAACAGCGCGGAGTGGCAAGCGTTTATCAACTCGCTGACCACCAACCTGACGGCATTTTTCCGCGAAGGCCATCACTTTCCGGTGCTGGCGGAGCATGCTCGTCGGCGTAGCGGAGAGTACCGGGTCTGGAGCGCGGCGGCCTCAACCGGAGAAGAGCCCTATTCACTGGCGATTACGCTGGCGGATACGCTCGGCACCGCGCCGGGGCGCTGGAAAGTGTTCGCCAGCGATATCGATACCGAAGTGCTGCAAAAGGCGCAAAGCGGTATCTATCGTCAGGATGAGCTGAAAACGCTGTCGCCCCAGCAGCTACAGCGATACTTCATGCGCGGTACCGGCCCGCACGAGGGGCTGGTGCGGGTGCGTCAGGAGCTGGCCAACAACGTGGAGTTTACCCAACTGAACCTGCTGGATAAGCAGTACAACGTGCCGGGACCCTTTGACGCAATTTTTTGCCGTAACGTTATGATCTATTTCGACAAAACGACGCAACAGGAGATTCTGCGTCGCTTTGTACCGTTGCTCAAGCCGGACGGATTACTGTTTGCCGGGCACTCGGAGAACTTCAGCAACCTCGTGCGTGAGTTTAGCCTGCGTGGGCAAACGGTATATGCGCTGAGTAAGGATAAAGCATGA
- the flhB gene encoding flagellar biosynthesis protein FlhB, with translation MADDSDDKTEAPTPHRLDKAREEGQIPRSRELTSLLILVVGVCIIWFGGESLARRLAGMLSAGLRFDHSMVNDPNLILGQIILLIKGAMVALLPLIVGVVLVALISPVLLGGLVFSGKSLQPKFSKLNPLPGIKRMFSAQTGAELLKAILKATLMGSAAGFYLWLHWPDMMRLISESPVTAISNALNLVGLCALLVVLSIIPMVGFDVIFQIYSHIKKLRMSRQDIRDEYKQMEGDPHVKGRIRQMQRAAARRRMMEDVPKADVIVTNPTHYSVALQYDENKMSAPKVVAKGAGLIALRIREIGSENRVPMLEAPPLARALYRHAEIGQQIPGQLYAAVAEVLAWVWQLKRWRLAGGQQPVKPVNLPVPEALDFLNEKDTDG, from the coding sequence GTGGCAGACGACAGCGACGACAAAACAGAAGCCCCCACACCCCACCGACTTGATAAAGCGCGTGAGGAAGGGCAAATACCCCGATCCAGAGAACTCACCTCCCTGCTCATTTTAGTGGTAGGCGTGTGCATTATCTGGTTTGGCGGGGAGTCTCTTGCCCGCAGGCTGGCAGGGATGCTTTCGGCCGGGCTGCGTTTTGACCACAGTATGGTTAACGACCCCAACCTGATCCTCGGACAGATTATTCTGCTGATTAAAGGCGCTATGGTGGCGCTGTTGCCGCTGATTGTCGGCGTGGTTCTGGTGGCGCTTATCTCCCCGGTTCTGCTCGGCGGGCTGGTCTTTAGCGGTAAATCGCTGCAGCCTAAGTTTTCCAAGCTTAACCCGCTGCCCGGTATTAAACGCATGTTCTCCGCCCAGACCGGTGCCGAGTTGCTGAAAGCGATTCTGAAAGCGACGTTGATGGGCAGCGCCGCAGGCTTCTATCTGTGGCTGCACTGGCCTGACATGATGCGGCTGATCAGTGAATCGCCCGTTACCGCCATCTCGAATGCCCTCAACCTGGTTGGCTTGTGCGCTCTACTGGTGGTGCTGTCGATCATTCCGATGGTGGGCTTTGACGTCATCTTCCAGATTTACAGCCACATCAAAAAACTGCGGATGTCCCGCCAGGATATCCGTGACGAATATAAGCAGATGGAAGGCGACCCGCACGTGAAGGGGCGTATCCGTCAAATGCAGCGCGCCGCTGCCCGACGCCGCATGATGGAGGATGTGCCAAAAGCGGACGTGATTGTCACCAACCCGACGCACTACTCCGTGGCCTTGCAGTACGACGAAAACAAAATGAGCGCGCCGAAGGTGGTGGCGAAAGGGGCAGGTCTTATCGCCCTGCGAATTCGTGAGATTGGTAGTGAAAATCGCGTGCCGATGCTGGAGGCGCCGCCGCTGGCGCGTGCCCTTTATCGCCACGCTGAAATTGGACAGCAGATCCCAGGTCAGCTCTATGCCGCGGTAGCGGAAGTGTTGGCGTGGGTTTGGCAGTTGAAGCGCTGGCGTCTGGCCGGCGGTCAACAACCTGTGAAACCGGTGAATTTGCCAGTGCCTGAAGCGCTGGATTTTTTGAACGAGAAGGACACTGATGGCTAA